In Chloroflexota bacterium, the following proteins share a genomic window:
- the atpB gene encoding F0F1 ATP synthase subunit A: protein MEIEVPIQPQVLFTIGGLIVTNTLLTSWVAIILLILLAAAATRRMQLIPSGLQNAAEAVVELILSLGEQAAGPNARRFLPLVATLFLYIWFSNWLGILPGIGTFHIGETAILRTPNSDLSITAAMALIVFVWVQVTGLRADVKGYFLKFIWPIPILEGISEIARPVSLALRLFGNILAGFILVEVMLQLVPIGVPAVFMGVELGVGIIQALIFAILTLAFLSLATAHGHEAHHE from the coding sequence GTGGAGATCGAAGTCCCCATCCAGCCCCAGGTGCTCTTCACCATTGGTGGCCTCATCGTTACCAACACGCTCCTCACCTCGTGGGTGGCCATCATCCTGCTCATCCTCCTCGCGGCCGCGGCCACGCGCCGCATGCAGCTCATCCCCTCGGGCCTGCAGAACGCCGCGGAGGCGGTCGTGGAGCTGATCCTCTCCCTGGGCGAGCAGGCGGCCGGGCCCAACGCGCGCCGCTTCCTGCCTCTGGTGGCCACCCTGTTTCTCTACATCTGGTTCTCCAACTGGCTGGGCATCCTGCCCGGCATCGGCACGTTCCACATCGGCGAGACGGCCATCCTCCGCACGCCCAATAGCGACCTCAGCATCACCGCCGCCATGGCGCTCATCGTGTTCGTGTGGGTCCAGGTCACGGGTCTGCGCGCCGACGTGAAGGGTTACTTCCTCAAGTTCATCTGGCCCATCCCCATCCTGGAGGGCATCTCGGAGATCGCGCGCCCGGTCTCGCTGGCCCTGCGGCTCTTCGGCAACATTCTGGCGGGGTTCATCCTCGTCGAGGTGATGCTCCAGCTCGTGCCCATCGGCGTGCCGGCCGTCTTCATGGGGGTGGAGCTGGGCGTCGGCATCATTCAGGCGCTGATCTTCGCGATCCTCACGCTGGCGTTCCTATCCCTGGCGACGGCGCACGGACACGAGGCGCATCACGAGTAA
- a CDS encoding AtpZ/AtpI family protein: protein MRNLTIWQAVAFATELGIAFATAVLVGLFAGHLVDERLGHEVPVFTMLGAFLGLTAGVVSTAQMVQYLTRRGKE, encoded by the coding sequence GTGCGGAACCTGACGATCTGGCAGGCCGTCGCCTTTGCGACTGAGCTGGGCATCGCCTTCGCAACCGCGGTGCTCGTCGGGCTCTTCGCCGGCCACCTCGTCGATGAACGCCTCGGGCATGAGGTTCCCGTTTTCACCATGCTCGGGGCGTTTCTTGGGCTCACCGCCGGCGTGGTCAGCACGGCGCAGATGGTCCAGTACTTGACCCGCCGCGGGAAGGAGTAA
- a CDS encoding retroviral-like aspartic protease family protein, whose protein sequence is MGDVRVEVDVQNTGDLILVEGGALRQDEVRSEHVRMVADSGAIMLALPQELVERLGLRERRKAVVVYADGRKEELPIAGPVTVRVGEREMVTECLVLPPNAEPLLGQIPLEAMDLLVDCSQQRLVPRPESPYLPLIALR, encoded by the coding sequence GTGGGGGACGTGCGCGTCGAGGTAGACGTTCAGAACACTGGCGATTTGATCTTGGTGGAAGGCGGGGCCCTCCGACAAGATGAGGTGCGGAGCGAGCACGTCCGCATGGTGGCCGACAGTGGTGCGATCATGCTGGCCCTGCCCCAGGAGCTCGTCGAACGGCTTGGCCTTCGGGAGCGGCGGAAAGCGGTTGTCGTCTATGCGGACGGACGGAAAGAGGAGCTGCCGATTGCCGGTCCGGTCACCGTACGCGTCGGCGAGCGCGAGATGGTCACCGAATGTCTCGTTCTGCCCCCAAACGCTGAGCCTCTGCTTGGACAGATCCCCCTCGAGGCGATGGACCTGCTGGTCGATTGCAGCCAGCAGCGCCTCGTCCCCCGGCCGGAGTCTCCATACCTCCCGCTCATCGCCCTTCGGTAA
- a CDS encoding type II toxin-antitoxin system HicB family antitoxin, whose product MRRYRIVLTPDPVEGGYTVRVPALPGCNTQGDSMAEAIANAREAIEGYLESLKELGRPIPEEHEPPTCVIVEVAA is encoded by the coding sequence ATGAGGCGCTATCGCATCGTTCTCACGCCAGACCCCGTCGAGGGCGGCTACACCGTTCGCGTGCCGGCCCTGCCAGGCTGCAACACCCAGGGCGATTCGATGGCCGAGGCGATCGCGAACGCGCGCGAAGCCATCGAAGGATACCTCGAATCGCTGAAGGAGCTCGGCCGTCCGATTCCTGAAGAGCACGAGCCCCCGACGTGTGTGATCGTCGAGGTGGCCGCCTGA
- a CDS encoding type II toxin-antitoxin system HicA family toxin, with protein sequence MERDGWRLLRQHGSHQFFAHDSKPGLVVGPIHVGRTLKLGLVHDILKDAGISVDQLRELR encoded by the coding sequence TTGGAGCGGGATGGATGGCGACTTCTCAGGCAGCATGGGTCGCACCAGTTTTTCGCGCATGATTCAAAACCAGGTCTCGTGGTCGGGCCAATACATGTAGGCAGAACGCTTAAGCTCGGCTTGGTTCACGACATTCTGAAGGACGCTGGGATTTCAGTCGATCAGCTGAGGGAGCTCCGATGA
- a CDS encoding ComF family protein, with protein sequence MEPRPWPPQAGSPVTRDPWWQVALDVLLPPRCVGCGRRGADVCDACVAALRPLGAHTCPRCSAHSPGGRPCGSCGRRLGHLRAVIAAHPYQGTIRAAILAFKYRSRTRLAPFLVAALEPGLARRPLAVDVVAPVPLSPARLAQRGFNQAELLARPLAASQGWPLDAALLVRTRETPQQTRLSSGERWLNLAGAFAVRDPASVVDRRVLLVDDVCTTGATLEACAAPLVRAGAAGVWALVVARDA encoded by the coding sequence GTGGAACCAAGGCCGTGGCCACCCCAGGCCGGATCGCCCGTCACCCGCGATCCGTGGTGGCAGGTCGCCCTCGACGTTCTGCTGCCGCCCCGATGCGTCGGGTGCGGCCGGCGCGGCGCCGACGTGTGCGACGCCTGCGTCGCCGCCCTCCGGCCCCTCGGCGCGCACACGTGCCCCCGCTGCAGCGCCCACTCACCGGGCGGGCGGCCATGCGGATCGTGCGGCCGGCGCCTCGGCCACCTGCGGGCCGTCATCGCCGCGCACCCCTACCAGGGCACCATCCGCGCGGCGATTCTCGCCTTCAAGTACCGGTCGCGCACGCGGCTGGCCCCCTTCCTCGTGGCCGCGCTCGAGCCGGGCCTCGCGCGCCGCCCGCTCGCCGTCGACGTGGTCGCGCCGGTCCCACTCAGCCCCGCGCGCCTGGCGCAGCGCGGGTTCAACCAGGCGGAGCTGCTGGCGCGCCCGCTCGCCGCATCCCAGGGGTGGCCGCTCGACGCGGCGCTCCTGGTCCGCACGCGCGAGACGCCCCAGCAAACGCGCCTCTCGTCCGGCGAGCGCTGGCTGAACCTCGCCGGTGCCTTCGCCGTGCGCGATCCGGCGTCGGTCGTGGACCGGCGCGTGCTCCTGGTGGACGACGTCTGCACCACGGGCGCGACGCTGGAGGCGTGCGCCGCGCCATTGGTCCGGGCCGGCGCGGCGGGCGTGTGGGCGCTCGTCGTCGCGCGCGACGCCTGA
- a CDS encoding N-acetylneuraminate synthase family protein, whose translation MPVASDLFDELFVLELANNHWGDVNRGLKIIKDFSTIVRYHGVKAAIKLQFRDVDSFIHKDFLHRTDVRYIKKTLDTRMCKQDFATLVEAIRRYGCLRMATPFDEASVDLCVQLGIQIIKVGSSDVTDWVLLEKIATTKKPVIVSVGGHSVKDIDDMVTFFENRSIPLAINHCVSIYPTEDNELQLNQIDFLKKRYPGHVIGFSTHEYHDWTSSIMMAYAKGARTFERHIDIDSDDHEVSPYCSLPEQIDTWFTAFKKAREMCGANGDVKAPTPEKEVRYLDSLVRGVYAKRDLPAGHILGGDDYYLAIPLQRGQLSCRELIDGDHLVRPCEADEPLRVDMFDNPYSRSAFLRRQIEGRGL comes from the coding sequence ATGCCGGTAGCGTCGGACTTATTCGATGAACTGTTCGTTCTTGAGCTCGCCAACAACCATTGGGGGGACGTTAATCGTGGGTTAAAGATTATCAAGGACTTTTCAACCATCGTTCGCTATCACGGCGTCAAGGCAGCGATTAAACTCCAGTTTCGCGATGTAGATTCCTTCATCCATAAGGACTTCTTGCACAGGACAGACGTGCGATACATCAAAAAAACACTCGACACTCGGATGTGCAAGCAGGATTTTGCGACTCTCGTCGAGGCGATACGCCGATATGGATGTCTACGCATGGCAACGCCATTCGACGAAGCATCCGTGGACCTTTGCGTACAGCTAGGAATTCAGATTATCAAGGTGGGAAGCTCCGACGTCACCGATTGGGTGTTGCTCGAGAAGATCGCTACCACCAAGAAGCCCGTCATCGTCTCTGTAGGCGGGCATTCCGTGAAAGACATCGACGACATGGTCACGTTTTTCGAAAATCGCAGCATCCCGCTGGCGATTAACCATTGTGTGTCAATTTACCCAACAGAAGACAACGAGCTTCAGCTCAACCAAATTGATTTTCTGAAGAAACGGTACCCGGGTCATGTCATTGGCTTTTCGACCCACGAATATCACGACTGGACGTCGTCGATCATGATGGCATATGCAAAGGGCGCACGAACGTTCGAACGCCATATCGACATCGACTCGGATGACCACGAAGTGTCCCCATACTGCTCGTTGCCAGAGCAGATCGACACCTGGTTCACCGCGTTCAAGAAGGCGCGGGAAATGTGCGGAGCAAACGGCGACGTTAAGGCGCCGACACCCGAGAAAGAGGTCCGTTATCTGGATAGCCTCGTCCGGGGCGTGTACGCGAAACGAGATCTCCCTGCTGGACACATCCTCGGCGGTGACGACTACTATCTAGCAATTCCACTGCAGCGCGGCCAGCTGTCATGCCGGGAGCTCATCGACGGGGACCACCTCGTCCGTCCGTGTGAAGCTGACGAGCCACTGCGCGTGGACATGTTCGACAATCCGTACTCGCGAAGCGCATTCTTGCGCAGGCAAATCGAAGGTCGCGGGCTGTGA
- a CDS encoding HAD family hydrolase, translating to MRRWSSVSFAHEGVALAGQIDAVIFDLDGTLVDSAPGICSSLVFACGGRAQLPTDLRHHPALSMPLAEAVEALIPGIGQLERREVEARFREYYDSEGWMQSRLFDGATEALFALHQANIAQYVATNKRRMPTVRILHRLGLSAYVEDVLTRDSAQPPFLSKREAVQYLLDAHALTPARALLVGDSIDDLEAAYSVGSGFLGVPWGYGSARLTSLDPPVRMICTYPDLVDLVLGRNDCRSQLPHEDTQEDLCR from the coding sequence ATGCGACGCTGGTCTAGTGTCAGTTTTGCGCACGAAGGTGTAGCGCTAGCTGGCCAGATCGACGCGGTCATCTTCGATCTCGACGGAACGCTGGTCGACTCGGCGCCGGGCATCTGCTCTTCGCTGGTTTTTGCCTGTGGTGGAAGGGCCCAGCTCCCGACAGATCTGCGCCACCACCCCGCCCTTTCGATGCCACTCGCCGAGGCCGTTGAGGCGCTCATACCTGGCATCGGCCAACTGGAGCGGCGGGAGGTAGAGGCCAGATTCCGTGAGTACTACGATTCTGAGGGCTGGATGCAATCAAGGCTATTCGATGGCGCTACGGAAGCGCTCTTTGCTCTTCACCAGGCCAATATCGCGCAGTACGTCGCAACGAATAAGCGGAGAATGCCGACGGTGCGCATTCTGCACCGCCTCGGCCTGTCGGCCTACGTCGAGGACGTTTTGACCCGCGATTCCGCCCAGCCTCCCTTCCTCAGTAAGCGGGAAGCGGTTCAATACCTCCTTGATGCGCATGCTCTCACGCCGGCCCGCGCGCTCCTAGTAGGAGACTCCATCGATGATTTAGAGGCGGCTTATTCGGTCGGATCCGGATTTCTCGGCGTGCCGTGGGGCTACGGGAGTGCAAGGCTCACGAGCCTAGATCCGCCGGTGAGGATGATTTGCACCTATCCGGACCTCGTCGACCTGGTTCTAGGGCGCAATGACTGCCGTTCACAATTACCCCACGAGGACACTCAGGAGGACTTATGCCGGTAG
- a CDS encoding thiamine pyrophosphate-binding protein, translated as MTMRVADYVWKTVADRGVRHVFMITGGGAMFLNDALGREKRISYVCNHHEQACAIAAEAYARVSGQIGVVSVTTGPGGVNALTGVFGAWTDSIPMLVISGQVKRETCMAFYNLPGLRQLGDQEVDIVALATPITKYAALVREPESIGFHLDKALELAKSGRPGPCWLDIPIDVQSSLVDEATLETDKPVPQGPVALNLAGTCETVLERLQAAERPVILAGSGVRLAGAVDLFEEVARRLGVPVTLAWTAPDLLPTDHPLFCGRPGTVGDRPGNFVVQNSDVLLILGSRLNIRQVSYNWSSFARNAFKIQVDIDPAELSKPTVRPDMAVMSDVGAFLNSLMETLNRANYDRERHAQWLRWCRDRVKRYPVVLDRHRSTGHLINPYRFCEVLFSALGPEDVIVCGDGTASVVPFQAACVKRGQRLIANSGAAAMGYDLPAAVGASIADPHRRVICLAGDGSSQLNIQELQTIVHHRLPIKIFIINNNGYLSIRSTQMNFFADNPVGESPASGVSFPDMVKVGTAYGIPAARVSGPDFVRQIGKALASDGPYLCEVMLDPDQQFEPKLTSRELPDGRIVSSPLEDLAPFLDRDELRENMLVPLEGDEA; from the coding sequence ATGACGATGCGGGTAGCCGACTACGTCTGGAAAACGGTGGCCGACCGAGGCGTGCGCCACGTCTTCATGATTACAGGTGGCGGTGCGATGTTCTTGAACGACGCGCTAGGGCGCGAGAAGCGGATCTCGTACGTCTGCAACCATCATGAGCAAGCGTGCGCCATTGCCGCTGAGGCGTATGCGCGCGTGTCCGGGCAGATTGGAGTCGTGAGCGTCACGACGGGGCCAGGCGGCGTCAATGCGCTCACCGGCGTTTTCGGGGCGTGGACCGACTCCATCCCCATGCTGGTCATCTCCGGTCAGGTCAAACGCGAGACCTGCATGGCCTTCTACAACCTTCCAGGCCTGCGCCAACTGGGCGACCAGGAGGTCGACATCGTTGCCTTGGCCACGCCCATCACGAAGTATGCGGCCCTCGTTCGAGAGCCAGAATCCATCGGATTTCACCTCGACAAGGCGCTCGAGCTCGCAAAGTCCGGGCGGCCTGGCCCGTGCTGGTTGGACATTCCCATCGACGTGCAGTCCAGCCTCGTAGATGAGGCAACCTTGGAGACTGACAAGCCCGTCCCGCAGGGTCCCGTCGCGCTGAACCTCGCTGGGACCTGCGAGACAGTGCTAGAACGCCTTCAGGCCGCGGAGCGGCCGGTCATTCTCGCCGGCAGCGGCGTGCGGCTCGCTGGTGCGGTCGACCTTTTTGAGGAAGTAGCGCGGCGATTGGGCGTGCCGGTTACGCTCGCATGGACCGCGCCAGATCTGCTCCCGACGGACCATCCTCTGTTCTGCGGGCGCCCTGGAACTGTCGGAGACCGCCCCGGCAATTTTGTCGTTCAGAACTCCGACGTCCTCCTCATTCTCGGGTCGCGACTGAACATCCGCCAAGTGAGCTACAACTGGAGCTCGTTCGCTCGCAACGCATTCAAAATCCAGGTCGACATCGACCCGGCGGAGCTTTCCAAACCAACGGTGCGCCCGGACATGGCCGTAATGAGCGACGTCGGGGCATTCCTGAACAGCCTAATGGAAACTCTCAACCGGGCGAACTATGACCGCGAACGACACGCGCAATGGCTGCGCTGGTGCCGCGATCGCGTGAAACGGTATCCGGTCGTACTGGATCGCCACCGGTCTACCGGGCACTTGATCAATCCCTACCGCTTCTGCGAGGTTTTGTTCTCCGCGCTCGGCCCCGAAGACGTGATCGTCTGCGGGGATGGGACGGCGAGCGTGGTCCCCTTTCAGGCAGCCTGCGTGAAGCGCGGGCAACGGCTAATCGCAAACTCGGGCGCCGCGGCTATGGGCTACGATCTCCCCGCGGCGGTCGGGGCCTCCATCGCTGACCCCCACCGCCGCGTGATCTGCCTTGCGGGCGACGGCAGCTCTCAGCTCAATATCCAAGAGCTGCAAACCATCGTGCACCATCGGCTACCCATCAAGATTTTCATCATCAACAATAACGGCTACCTGTCGATCCGATCCACACAAATGAACTTCTTCGCCGACAACCCGGTTGGCGAGAGCCCAGCGAGCGGCGTCTCATTCCCAGACATGGTCAAGGTAGGGACGGCATACGGCATCCCAGCAGCGCGCGTATCCGGGCCGGATTTCGTCCGTCAGATCGGAAAGGCGCTCGCTTCCGACGGGCCATACCTCTGCGAGGTGATGCTAGACCCCGATCAACAGTTCGAGCCGAAACTCACATCGCGTGAGCTACCAGACGGACGCATTGTGTCGTCGCCCCTCGAAGACCTCGCACCATTCCTCGACCGCGACGAGTTGCGCGAAAACATGTTGGTCCCTCTCGAAGGCGACGAGGCGTAG
- a CDS encoding NAD(P)-dependent oxidoreductase, which produces MAVLITGGSGFIGRNLVEQLSERWEILAPSHSQLDLLDDVGVRRFVRSHPVDAIVHCATKPGHRNAKDPTGLLDANTRMFFNLAGCTGESTRFIFLSTGAVYDIRHYKPRMPEEYFDKHVPQDETGYSKYICAKYLAKMPNAVELRPFGVFGKHEDWEIRFISNAICKVLHHLPVTIKRNRRMDYVYIDDLVRVVEHFLTATPSRSAYNVTSDETYELLDLARRVAAIAEDHPPIKILASGMDPEYSGDNARLHEELPGLAFTPIDAAIRELYDWYAGRKSLVDPELLLHDK; this is translated from the coding sequence ATGGCCGTTCTCATCACCGGCGGCTCGGGATTTATCGGGCGCAACCTCGTCGAGCAACTTTCCGAAAGATGGGAAATCCTCGCGCCCAGCCACTCCCAACTTGATCTCCTCGACGACGTTGGCGTTCGTCGCTTCGTACGAAGCCACCCCGTTGACGCAATCGTTCACTGCGCTACGAAGCCTGGCCACCGAAACGCGAAAGATCCGACCGGACTGCTAGACGCCAACACACGCATGTTTTTCAACCTTGCGGGGTGCACGGGAGAATCCACGCGATTCATCTTCCTCAGCACTGGCGCCGTGTACGACATCCGCCATTACAAGCCGAGGATGCCAGAGGAATACTTCGACAAGCACGTTCCCCAGGACGAGACTGGGTACTCCAAGTACATCTGCGCAAAGTACCTTGCCAAAATGCCGAATGCCGTGGAGCTACGGCCGTTTGGGGTCTTTGGGAAGCATGAAGATTGGGAGATCCGTTTCATATCTAACGCAATCTGCAAGGTCCTGCATCATCTGCCCGTGACGATAAAGCGCAACCGTCGCATGGACTACGTGTACATAGACGACCTCGTCCGTGTGGTCGAGCATTTCCTCACGGCCACACCGTCGCGCTCTGCCTATAACGTGACGTCAGACGAGACGTATGAACTGCTCGACCTTGCCCGGCGCGTGGCTGCCATTGCTGAGGATCACCCGCCAATCAAGATCCTCGCTTCTGGAATGGACCCCGAATATAGCGGGGACAATGCGCGGCTGCACGAGGAGCTGCCAGGACTGGCCTTCACGCCCATCGACGCGGCGATCAGGGAGCTCTATGACTGGTACGCAGGCCGGAAGAGCCTGGTTGACCCGGAACTCCTGCTGCACGACAAGTGA
- the rfbH gene encoding lipopolysaccharide biosynthesis protein RfbH yields the protein MKALVIGGSGQLGRCLVRVLSGHGVDVCATYYSRAAPQLMRVDVRSPEALDKAAADFKPDVILLTSDVPATRRAQVTTQDEDARGAIVDGALNVARAARRFHALLVLYSSPDVFSDDALHQEGDEPKPCTAHGTMKAEAEARVRAEISDHIIVRTSDLFGWDRTAQDMVQIIERHLRSGGSVSLPSSARVQPTLVDYVAEATLRLAQSEFRGTIHLAGSEILSQCDFGRVVARTIALDPDAVEAGGVDGTPRGFLDASLVQSTLGTVPMQLTEATKRLRRQWRADTFTGIVRASVDAEASRLRDEIFERVERYYELVHKPRGFIPFESRVNYAGRHFDAAEMLNLADSMLDFWLTLGSYGDLFESKMKRFLGCRDFALVNSGSSANLVGVSTLASPLVANHLEPGDEVITPAVTFPTTLAPILQNGLVPVFVDCELGTYNADANRIEDAISPRTRAIVLPHTLGNPFDLDAVCDIAARHHLWLMEDTCDALGSTFDGRPVGTFGDLGTLSFYPAHHITMGEGGGVIVNRQFLTQPVRSIRDWGRDCWCAPGESNTCAKRFGWCLGELPPGYDHKYIYSAVGFNLKPTEMQAAIGAAQIDKLPAFVERRRHNFRRLYNGLQRYADRIFLPTWHAKANPAWFGFPITVRGTTRRDDLVQWLENANIETRLVFAGNILRQPGYRAIAHRVAGTLENSDRVMRDTFFVGVYPGITDEMVDFMLDRFRAFFER from the coding sequence GTGAAGGCACTCGTGATCGGCGGATCCGGACAACTCGGGCGCTGTCTCGTTCGAGTACTCTCGGGACACGGAGTCGACGTTTGCGCCACGTACTACTCGAGAGCAGCGCCGCAGCTCATGCGGGTCGATGTTCGATCCCCCGAGGCCCTTGACAAGGCTGCTGCCGACTTCAAGCCGGACGTCATCCTTCTCACGTCGGACGTCCCCGCCACGCGGCGGGCGCAGGTGACCACCCAAGACGAGGATGCGCGGGGCGCGATCGTCGACGGCGCGTTGAACGTGGCCCGGGCGGCACGGCGCTTCCATGCTCTGCTCGTCCTCTACTCCTCGCCTGACGTTTTTTCCGACGACGCCCTACATCAAGAAGGCGATGAGCCAAAACCTTGCACAGCGCATGGCACGATGAAGGCAGAGGCCGAGGCGCGAGTTCGCGCCGAGATTAGCGACCATATCATTGTGCGTACCAGCGACCTGTTTGGCTGGGACAGGACCGCCCAGGATATGGTGCAGATCATCGAGCGCCACCTCCGGAGCGGCGGCAGCGTCTCTCTACCATCTTCTGCCCGAGTTCAGCCCACCTTGGTGGACTACGTCGCGGAGGCGACGCTGCGCCTTGCGCAGTCCGAATTCCGCGGGACGATCCATCTGGCGGGGTCGGAGATCCTGAGCCAGTGCGACTTTGGCCGTGTCGTCGCGCGCACGATCGCGCTCGACCCCGATGCCGTCGAAGCCGGCGGCGTCGACGGCACGCCCCGCGGTTTCCTGGACGCCTCGCTTGTGCAGAGCACTCTCGGGACTGTTCCAATGCAGTTGACCGAGGCCACCAAGCGGCTTCGCCGTCAATGGCGAGCAGACACATTTACAGGGATCGTACGGGCGAGCGTCGATGCCGAAGCGAGCCGGCTCCGTGATGAGATCTTCGAGCGCGTGGAACGCTACTACGAGCTTGTCCATAAGCCCAGGGGCTTCATTCCCTTCGAGAGTCGCGTGAACTACGCCGGACGTCATTTCGACGCGGCCGAGATGTTGAACCTCGCCGACAGCATGCTCGACTTTTGGCTGACCCTTGGATCGTATGGCGACCTATTCGAAAGCAAGATGAAGCGGTTCCTGGGCTGCCGCGACTTCGCCCTCGTCAACTCGGGCTCGTCGGCGAATCTGGTTGGGGTGTCAACTCTCGCTTCGCCTCTCGTCGCCAACCATCTCGAACCTGGCGACGAAGTGATCACGCCGGCCGTCACGTTTCCCACCACGCTGGCACCAATCCTGCAAAATGGCCTCGTTCCCGTCTTCGTCGATTGCGAACTCGGCACGTACAACGCCGACGCGAATCGGATTGAGGACGCCATCTCTCCGAGAACGCGCGCGATCGTCCTCCCCCATACCCTGGGCAACCCGTTCGATCTCGATGCCGTGTGCGACATTGCGGCACGCCACCACCTTTGGCTGATGGAGGACACGTGCGACGCGCTCGGATCGACGTTTGACGGTCGGCCAGTTGGCACCTTTGGAGATCTCGGGACTCTCAGCTTCTATCCCGCCCACCACATCACGATGGGGGAGGGTGGTGGAGTGATCGTCAATCGCCAATTCTTGACCCAGCCGGTGCGGTCTATCCGCGACTGGGGGCGCGATTGTTGGTGCGCGCCCGGGGAGTCGAACACGTGCGCCAAGCGGTTCGGCTGGTGCCTTGGCGAGTTGCCGCCAGGGTACGACCACAAGTACATCTACAGCGCGGTTGGCTTCAACCTCAAACCAACAGAGATGCAGGCGGCCATCGGCGCCGCACAGATCGACAAGCTACCAGCCTTCGTCGAACGTCGGCGACACAATTTCCGACGGTTGTACAACGGCCTCCAGCGTTACGCAGACCGCATATTCCTCCCAACGTGGCATGCCAAGGCGAACCCCGCGTGGTTCGGCTTTCCCATTACGGTCCGGGGCACGACACGGAGGGACGACCTCGTCCAGTGGCTCGAGAACGCGAACATCGAGACGCGCCTGGTCTTTGCCGGCAATATCCTCCGGCAGCCGGGCTACCGAGCCATTGCGCATCGCGTCGCCGGCACGCTGGAGAACTCAGACCGCGTCATGCGCGATACATTCTTCGTCGGGGTCTATCCGGGTATCACCGACGAGATGGTCGACTTCATGCTCGATCGCTTTCGCGCGTTCTTCGAGCGTTGA
- a CDS encoding NAD-dependent epimerase/dehydratase family protein: MTRSDLWRDRNVLVTGCTGLLGSWLSERLVSLGANEIGLVRDVVPHSRFYSTGLQDRVAVVRGEVEDRSCLERTLNEYEVQTVFHLAAQTIVGIANRDPISTFEANIRGTWNLLEACRRVSTVRQIVVASSDKAYGGHDVLPYQEDFPLRGRHPYDVSKSCADLIALAYAATYGLPVVVTRCGNFYGGGDLNFNRIVPGTIRSALRGERPIIRSDGTFTRDYIYVEDAATAYIALVEKLADDPSLGGMAFNFSCEQPMSVMDLTLRVLETAGRSDLQPIVLNEASNEIPHQYLDARLAREILGWRPCFTLDDGLARTVEWYRAYFATRDGSRTLRRHGTSTTSAEPEP; encoded by the coding sequence TTGACCCGATCTGATTTGTGGCGCGACCGCAACGTCCTGGTCACCGGATGCACGGGACTGCTCGGGAGCTGGCTTTCCGAGCGACTCGTCTCGCTGGGCGCGAACGAGATAGGCCTCGTGCGCGACGTCGTTCCCCACAGCAGGTTTTACTCGACCGGACTCCAGGACCGGGTCGCAGTCGTCCGCGGCGAGGTCGAGGATCGTAGCTGCCTCGAGCGCACACTGAACGAATACGAGGTCCAGACCGTCTTTCATCTCGCCGCCCAGACCATCGTCGGCATCGCGAACCGCGACCCGATCTCCACGTTCGAAGCGAACATACGCGGAACCTGGAATCTCCTCGAGGCTTGTCGGCGCGTGTCGACTGTGCGCCAGATCGTGGTCGCATCCAGCGACAAGGCCTACGGCGGCCACGATGTCCTCCCTTACCAGGAGGACTTTCCGCTGCGCGGCCGACACCCCTATGACGTGTCCAAGAGCTGCGCTGACTTGATCGCGCTCGCCTATGCGGCAACCTACGGGCTCCCTGTGGTCGTAACACGATGCGGGAACTTCTATGGTGGCGGCGACCTCAACTTCAATCGCATCGTGCCTGGGACGATTCGTTCCGCGCTGCGCGGGGAGCGCCCTATCATTCGCTCCGATGGCACGTTCACGCGCGACTACATCTACGTCGAGGATGCCGCGACCGCGTACATCGCCCTCGTAGAGAAGCTTGCGGACGACCCGTCGCTCGGGGGCATGGCTTTCAACTTCTCCTGTGAGCAGCCAATGAGTGTGATGGACCTCACCCTCCGCGTCCTCGAGACCGCTGGCAGAAGCGATCTCCAGCCCATCGTCCTGAATGAGGCGTCGAACGAGATACCACATCAATACCTAGACGCGCGACTGGCCCGCGAGATCTTGGGATGGCGCCCTTGCTTCACGCTCGACGACGGACTGGCCCGAACTGTGGAGTGGTATCGCGCCTATTTTGCGACACGGGATGGTTCGAGGACGCTCCGCCGCCATGGAACGAGCACAACATCAGCGGAGCCAGAACCGTGA